One Pseudonocardia abyssalis DNA segment encodes these proteins:
- a CDS encoding pyridoxamine 5'-phosphate oxidase family protein, whose translation MTSWTDFTAGAPRISAIFTRRHAATGKLCLLATLRADGSPRISPIEPRVFEDRLWLIGMPDTTKFRDLHRDPRFCLHTATVDTQVGEGDAKLFGTVADVRDTDLHQRFAQDLFEEIGFDLRGETFGHFYEAHLTGASSVEIVDGHMEVGIWKPGEQERVVQKT comes from the coding sequence ATGACGAGTTGGACGGACTTCACCGCGGGTGCGCCGCGGATCTCGGCCATCTTCACCCGCCGCCACGCCGCGACCGGCAAGCTCTGCCTGCTCGCGACGCTGCGCGCCGACGGCTCCCCGCGGATCAGCCCGATCGAGCCACGGGTGTTCGAGGACCGGCTGTGGTTGATCGGGATGCCCGACACCACCAAGTTCCGCGACCTGCACCGCGACCCGCGCTTCTGCCTGCACACCGCCACCGTCGACACGCAGGTCGGCGAGGGCGACGCGAAGCTGTTCGGCACCGTCGCCGACGTCCGCGACACCGACCTCCATCAACGCTTCGCGCAGGACCTGTTCGAGGAGATCGGGTTCGACCTTCGCGGGGAGACGTTCGGCCACTTCTACGAGGCCCACCTCACCGGTGCGTCGTCGGTGGAGATCGTCGACGGCCACATGGAGGTCGGCATCTGGAAGCCGGGGGAGCAGGAGCGCGTGGTGCAGAAGACCTGA
- a CDS encoding IclR family transcriptional regulator: MSSAGRIERSAGVQSLDRAFGLLELLAEADGDLALSELAARSGLPLPTIHRIVRTLVASGYVRQLPSRRYGLGPRLIGLGDAASRLLGSWAQPQLAALVDALGETANMAMLDGDVVVYVAQAPSRHSMRMFTEVGRRVPVHCTGVGKALIAGLGESEVRALLARTGMAAPTPHTITDPDALLQELDRIRRQGFAVDDAEQELGVRCVAVAVPGSPSPTAVSVSGPETRVTWAAVEQITPVLRAAAVALGAELSGRVAR, from the coding sequence ATGAGCAGTGCCGGGCGCATCGAACGGTCGGCGGGCGTGCAGTCGTTGGACCGGGCGTTCGGGCTGCTCGAACTGCTCGCCGAGGCCGACGGCGACCTCGCGCTGTCCGAGCTCGCGGCGCGCTCCGGCCTGCCGCTGCCCACGATCCACCGGATCGTCCGCACGCTCGTCGCCTCCGGGTACGTCCGGCAGCTCCCGTCGCGGCGCTACGGCCTGGGCCCCCGGCTGATCGGCCTGGGCGACGCCGCGTCCCGGCTGCTCGGGTCGTGGGCGCAGCCGCAGCTCGCCGCACTCGTCGACGCGCTGGGGGAGACCGCCAACATGGCGATGCTCGACGGCGACGTGGTCGTCTACGTCGCGCAGGCCCCGTCGCGGCACTCGATGCGGATGTTCACCGAGGTCGGACGCCGGGTCCCGGTGCACTGCACGGGCGTCGGCAAGGCGTTGATCGCGGGCCTCGGCGAGTCGGAGGTGCGCGCGCTGCTGGCCCGCACCGGGATGGCCGCGCCGACCCCGCACACGATCACCGACCCCGACGCGCTGCTGCAGGAGCTCGACCGCATCCGCAGGCAGGGCTTCGCCGTCGACGACGCGGAGCAGGAGCTGGGGGTGCGCTGTGTCGCGGTGGCGGTTCCGGGCAGCCCGTCGCCGACCGCGGTGTCGGTCTCCGGACCGGAGACGCGCGTGACGTGGGCGGCGGTCGAGCAGATCACGCCGGTGCTGCGGGCGGCCGCGGTGGCGCTGGGGGCGGAGCTGTCCGGGAGGGTCGCGCGGTGA
- a CDS encoding MFS transporter, with translation MATHAQEPALRTSRKVAAASLVGTTIEWYDFFIFGTAAALVFNQVFFPSFDPVTGTLAAFGSFAVGFIARPVGGAVFAHYGDRIGRKPMLVWSLLMMGAATVLMGLLPGYDQIGVWAPVLLVVLRFLQGFGVGGEWGGAALMAVEHAPSNRRGFYGSWPQVGVPAGLVLGTGAFAILSATLTDEQFLAWGWRIPFLVSAVLIGVGMWIRLTVSESPVFQESLDTKSAARMPVLDALRTYPKEIALASGSFIATHSTFYVGSVWLVSYATTTLGYERSEILNANVALSASDIPMILAFGLLSDYVGRRRLFLGGMGLLVLFAVPYFYLVGTGSIWLFLLGGLVVQACRSAVYGPQSAFFAEQFSTGMRYSGSSLAYQFAAIVGGMAPLICTALVAWTGSLYAVAGYVAFLALVSFVCSYLMTETLRSGLPTDAPARVSTG, from the coding sequence ATGGCCACGCACGCACAGGAACCCGCACTGCGGACGTCGCGCAAGGTCGCGGCGGCGAGCCTCGTCGGCACCACGATCGAGTGGTACGACTTCTTCATCTTCGGCACCGCCGCGGCGCTGGTGTTCAACCAGGTGTTCTTCCCGTCCTTCGACCCGGTCACCGGCACCCTCGCCGCGTTCGGGTCGTTCGCCGTGGGCTTCATCGCGCGGCCCGTCGGCGGGGCCGTGTTCGCCCACTACGGCGACCGGATCGGCCGCAAGCCGATGCTCGTGTGGTCGCTGCTGATGATGGGGGCGGCGACCGTCCTGATGGGGCTGCTGCCCGGGTACGACCAGATCGGGGTCTGGGCGCCGGTCCTGCTCGTCGTGCTGCGCTTCCTGCAGGGCTTCGGCGTCGGCGGCGAGTGGGGCGGGGCCGCGCTGATGGCCGTCGAGCACGCCCCGTCGAACCGGCGCGGCTTCTACGGCAGCTGGCCGCAGGTCGGCGTCCCCGCCGGGCTGGTGCTCGGCACCGGCGCGTTCGCGATCCTGTCGGCCACGCTCACCGACGAGCAGTTCCTCGCCTGGGGCTGGCGCATCCCGTTCCTGGTCAGCGCCGTCCTGATCGGCGTCGGCATGTGGATCCGGCTGACGGTCAGCGAGAGCCCCGTGTTCCAGGAGTCGCTCGACACGAAGTCGGCCGCCCGGATGCCCGTCCTGGACGCCCTGCGCACCTACCCCAAGGAGATCGCGCTGGCCTCCGGGTCGTTCATCGCGACCCACTCCACGTTCTACGTCGGCTCGGTCTGGCTGGTCTCCTACGCCACGACCACCCTGGGCTACGAGCGCTCGGAGATCCTCAACGCCAACGTCGCGCTGAGCGCCTCGGACATCCCGATGATCCTCGCGTTCGGGCTGCTGTCGGACTACGTCGGCAGGCGCAGGCTGTTCCTCGGCGGGATGGGTCTGCTGGTGCTGTTCGCGGTGCCCTACTTCTACCTCGTGGGCACCGGCTCCATCTGGCTGTTCCTCCTCGGCGGCCTCGTCGTGCAGGCCTGCCGCAGCGCCGTCTACGGCCCGCAGTCGGCCTTCTTCGCCGAGCAGTTCTCCACCGGTATGCGCTACAGCGGCAGCTCGCTGGCCTACCAGTTCGCGGCCATCGTCGGCGGCATGGCGCCATTGATCTGCACCGCGCTCGTCGCCTGGACGGGGAGCCTCTACGCCGTCGCCGGCTACGTCGCGTTCCTCGCGCTCGTCTCGTTCGTCTGCTCGTACCTCATGACCGAGACGCTGCGCAGCGGCCTGCCGACCGACGCCCCGGCGCGGGTGAGCACCGGCTGA
- a CDS encoding MFS transporter: protein MGETVASTAGPAQLRRVALASAVGTTIEWYDYFIYSTAAALIFGSQFFSTLEPASATLAAFATLGVGFIARPVGGILWGHFGDRVGRKAMLVASLLLMGVATVGVGLLPTFAQIGVWAPVLLLVLRLLQGLSAGGEWGGAALMAVEHAPPGQKGRYGAYSQIGVPAGLILAQLVFVVVGALLTDAQFAAWGWRLPFLSSIVLVAVGLFIRLRIEESPVFTELRSGRERARLPMVEVLRERPRELLIASVSFIANTAIGYVFLAYLLSYGTSVLGLDRTLMLTVVIIGSVSWLVSIIVAARWSDRVGRRPVYLVGSVLLVVWPVPFFLLIDTGEPALMIVSVIVLTIGLGLSYGPQSALFAEMFEPRFRYSGASFSYAVGAVLGGGFAPVIAVALQSATGTSLSVAAYMIATAVVSLLAVLAIREPR, encoded by the coding sequence ATGGGTGAGACGGTGGCATCGACGGCGGGACCGGCCCAGCTGCGACGGGTGGCGCTCGCCAGCGCCGTCGGCACGACGATCGAGTGGTACGACTACTTCATCTACTCGACGGCGGCCGCGCTGATCTTCGGCTCGCAGTTCTTCTCCACGCTCGAACCGGCGTCGGCCACGCTCGCCGCGTTCGCGACGCTCGGCGTCGGGTTCATCGCGCGGCCGGTCGGCGGGATCCTCTGGGGGCACTTCGGCGACCGCGTCGGGCGCAAGGCGATGCTCGTCGCGTCGCTGCTGCTGATGGGCGTCGCGACGGTCGGGGTCGGGCTGCTCCCGACGTTCGCGCAGATCGGGGTGTGGGCGCCGGTCCTGCTGCTCGTGCTGCGCCTGCTGCAGGGGCTCTCGGCCGGTGGCGAGTGGGGCGGGGCGGCGCTGATGGCCGTCGAGCACGCGCCGCCAGGACAGAAGGGCCGCTACGGCGCCTACTCGCAGATCGGCGTGCCGGCCGGGCTGATCCTCGCGCAGCTGGTGTTCGTCGTGGTGGGGGCACTGCTCACCGATGCGCAGTTCGCCGCGTGGGGCTGGCGGCTGCCTTTCCTGTCCAGCATCGTGCTCGTCGCCGTCGGACTGTTCATCCGGCTGCGGATCGAGGAGAGCCCGGTGTTCACCGAGCTGCGGTCCGGTCGGGAGCGGGCGCGGCTGCCGATGGTCGAGGTGTTGCGGGAGCGCCCGCGCGAGCTGCTGATCGCGTCCGTCAGCTTCATCGCCAACACCGCGATCGGCTACGTCTTCCTCGCCTACCTGCTCTCCTACGGCACCTCGGTGCTCGGGCTCGACCGCACGCTGATGCTCACCGTCGTGATCATCGGCAGCGTGTCCTGGCTGGTCAGCATCATCGTGGCCGCGCGCTGGTCCGACCGCGTGGGCCGCAGACCCGTCTACCTGGTCGGGTCGGTGCTGCTGGTGGTGTGGCCGGTGCCGTTCTTCCTGCTGATCGACACCGGCGAACCGGCACTGATGATCGTGTCCGTGATCGTGCTGACGATCGGGCTCGGCCTGTCCTACGGCCCGCAGTCGGCGCTGTTCGCGGAGATGTTCGAGCCGCGTTTCCGCTACAGCGGGGCGTCCTTCTCCTACGCGGTCGGCGCAGTGCTCGGCGGCGGGTTCGCGCCCGTCATCGCGGTGGCGCTGCAGAGCGCCACGGGCACGTCCCTGTCGGTGGCGGCCTACATGATCGCGACAGCGGTCGTCAGCCTGCTGGCGGTGCTGGCGATCCGGGAGCCCCGCTGA
- a CDS encoding SRPBCC family protein, translated as MQAGTSARGPAPATLVWERYADPTRWAGWAPQIRRVDTAAARIAPGVTGTVHGPLGVRVAFVVTAVDEAARTWAWEVALGPLRMHLRHGVEDDGATWLTVDGPGPVLAAYLPVARIALHRLTALSGAPGSPAPPAG; from the coding sequence GTGCAGGCCGGTACGAGTGCCCGGGGTCCCGCGCCGGCCACGCTGGTGTGGGAGCGCTACGCCGACCCCACGCGCTGGGCGGGGTGGGCGCCGCAGATCCGCCGTGTCGACACCGCGGCCGCGCGGATCGCACCGGGCGTCACCGGCACCGTCCACGGGCCGCTGGGCGTCCGGGTCGCGTTCGTCGTCACCGCGGTCGACGAGGCCGCGCGTACGTGGGCGTGGGAGGTCGCGCTCGGGCCGCTGCGGATGCACCTGCGCCACGGCGTCGAGGACGACGGGGCCACCTGGCTCACCGTCGACGGCCCGGGCCCCGTTCTCGCCGCCTACCTCCCCGTCGCCCGGATCGCGCTGCACCGCCTGACCGCGCTCAGCGGGGCTCCCGGATCGCCAGCACCGCCAGCAGGCTGA
- a CDS encoding SRPBCC family protein, whose protein sequence is MIRSEQSVAAPAAVAHAVLTDVAAWRLWSPHIRSVDSAGEVVQDASWSGLIKPWFGPATLMEVTWCEPGRGIRWTTHAAGHRLDYADLVTPHGDQRCTVTMTAEVTGPVGPVVQSVVGPLSAYGQRRRLTRLAALSEFLHRRAIVYAA, encoded by the coding sequence GTGATCCGTTCCGAGCAGTCCGTCGCCGCGCCCGCCGCCGTCGCGCACGCCGTGCTCACCGACGTGGCGGCCTGGCGGCTGTGGTCACCGCACATCCGTTCCGTCGACTCCGCGGGCGAGGTCGTCCAGGACGCGAGCTGGAGCGGGCTGATCAAGCCGTGGTTCGGGCCGGCCACCCTGATGGAGGTGACGTGGTGCGAGCCCGGCCGCGGCATCCGCTGGACCACCCACGCCGCCGGCCACCGCCTCGACTACGCCGACCTCGTCACCCCGCACGGCGACCAGCGCTGCACGGTGACGATGACGGCCGAGGTGACGGGCCCCGTCGGGCCCGTCGTCCAGAGCGTCGTCGGGCCGCTGTCGGCCTACGGCCAGCGCAGGCGCCTGACCCGCCTCGCGGCCCTGTCGGAGTTCCTGCACCGCCGCGCGATCGTCTACGCCGCCTGA
- a CDS encoding FAD-dependent oxidoreductase codes for MTSAFETDVLVIGSGPAGSGAALSLATLGVDHMVITKYRWTANTPRSHITNQRTVEIFRDLGIEDDVLAQGTEHERMGETVFCTSLAGDEIGRVRTWETAPDRASDYAAASPSPNCDIPQTLLEPILVGHAASRGSRIRFDTEYVGLEQDADGVTVSVRDRTTGHEYTIRAKYVLGADGGRSQVAEDIGLPFEGEMDVAGSMNIVFHSDLSHLVAHRPSVLYWVLQPGADVGGIGLGLVRMVRPWNEWLTVWGYDINEPPPVVDDAEAIKIVHQLVGDDTIPVTIRSTSLWGNNKRYATRYRSGRVFCLGDACHRHPPSNGLGSNTSIQDAYNLAWKLAYVLRGTAGEGLLDSFDAERAPIGKQIVLRANKSIEEFGPIFDALGLLGESDPEVMTRHIAARADNTPEAAEQRAKLRTALELKNYEFNAHGVELNHRYASNAVVPDGTPEPGFTRDPELHYHPTTWPGARLPHVWLGGPGGRRVSTHDLAGKGRFALLTGISGSAWADAAAEVAEKLGVDLVPYVIGPGRDHIDLYDDWARAREVGEDGCVLVRPDTHVAWRSPGPVDDPTTELTRVLTEILAH; via the coding sequence GTGACCTCCGCGTTCGAGACCGACGTCCTCGTCATCGGGAGCGGGCCCGCCGGGTCCGGTGCCGCCCTGTCCCTGGCCACGCTCGGCGTGGATCACATGGTGATCACCAAGTACCGCTGGACGGCCAACACGCCGCGCAGCCACATCACCAACCAGCGCACCGTCGAGATCTTCCGCGACCTCGGCATCGAGGACGACGTGCTCGCGCAGGGCACCGAGCACGAGCGGATGGGCGAGACGGTGTTCTGCACCAGCCTCGCCGGCGACGAGATCGGCCGCGTCCGCACCTGGGAGACCGCCCCGGACCGGGCCTCGGACTACGCCGCCGCCAGCCCGTCGCCCAACTGCGACATCCCGCAGACGCTGCTGGAGCCGATCCTCGTCGGGCACGCCGCCTCGCGCGGCAGCCGGATCCGGTTCGACACCGAGTACGTCGGACTGGAGCAGGACGCCGACGGCGTCACCGTCTCCGTCCGCGACCGCACCACCGGCCACGAGTACACGATCCGCGCGAAGTACGTACTCGGCGCCGACGGCGGTCGCAGCCAGGTGGCGGAGGACATCGGCCTGCCGTTCGAGGGCGAGATGGACGTCGCCGGGTCGATGAACATCGTCTTCCATTCCGACCTGTCGCACCTCGTCGCGCACCGGCCTAGCGTCCTGTACTGGGTGCTGCAGCCCGGGGCCGACGTCGGCGGGATCGGGCTGGGGCTCGTCCGCATGGTCCGGCCGTGGAACGAGTGGCTCACGGTGTGGGGCTACGACATCAACGAGCCGCCGCCCGTCGTCGACGACGCGGAGGCGATCAAGATCGTGCACCAGCTCGTGGGCGACGACACGATCCCGGTGACGATCCGCTCCACCTCGTTGTGGGGCAACAACAAGCGCTACGCCACCCGCTACCGCTCGGGCCGCGTGTTCTGCCTCGGCGACGCCTGCCACCGGCACCCCCCGTCGAACGGGCTGGGCTCCAACACCTCGATCCAGGACGCCTACAACCTGGCCTGGAAGCTCGCCTACGTCCTGCGCGGCACCGCCGGGGAGGGCCTGCTCGACTCCTTCGACGCCGAGCGCGCCCCGATCGGCAAGCAGATCGTGCTGCGCGCCAACAAGAGCATCGAGGAGTTCGGGCCGATCTTCGACGCGCTGGGGCTGCTCGGCGAGAGCGACCCGGAGGTCATGACGCGGCACATCGCGGCGCGCGCCGACAACACCCCCGAGGCGGCTGAGCAGCGCGCGAAGCTGCGCACGGCGCTGGAGCTGAAGAACTACGAGTTCAACGCGCACGGGGTGGAGCTCAACCACCGCTACGCCTCGAACGCGGTGGTCCCGGACGGCACGCCCGAGCCGGGGTTCACCCGCGATCCCGAGCTGCACTACCACCCGACGACCTGGCCGGGTGCCCGTCTCCCGCACGTGTGGTTGGGCGGGCCCGGTGGTCGGCGGGTGTCGACGCACGACCTGGCGGGCAAGGGTCGGTTCGCGCTGCTCACCGGGATCAGCGGGTCGGCGTGGGCCGATGCGGCCGCAGAGGTGGCCGAGAAGCTGGGCGTCGACCTGGTGCCGTACGTGATCGGCCCCGGCCGTGACCACATCGACCTCTACGACGACTGGGCCCGCGCCCGGGAGGTCGGCGAGGACGGCTGCGTGCTGGTCCGCCCGGACACCCACGTGGCCTGGCGCAGCCCCGGCCCGGTCGACGACCCGACGACCGAGCTGACCCGCGTCCTGACGGAGATCCTCGCCCACTGA
- a CDS encoding dioxygenase family protein, with protein sequence MNAEREQAVTDEVVASFGHDDRLAEVMRSLTTHLHAFAREVRLTQDEWTRGIEFLTRTGHITDDRRQEFILLSDVLGLSMLTVGINAAPEPGATESTVFGPFFVDGAPGIELGGDIASGAKGTPCWVTGTVASTTGERIPGARIEVWEADDDGFYDVQYTDARTAGRGWLTSGDAGEYRFWSVRPSCYGIPDDGPVGELLAASGRHPMRPAHLHFMVTAPGYRTLITHVFVAGDEYLASDAVFGVKDSLVVDVADHPPGTAPDGRELTEPWASIEFDIVLAKE encoded by the coding sequence ATGAACGCAGAACGGGAGCAGGCCGTCACCGACGAGGTGGTGGCGAGCTTCGGGCACGACGACCGGCTCGCCGAGGTCATGCGCAGCCTCACCACGCACCTGCACGCGTTCGCCCGCGAGGTCCGCCTCACCCAGGACGAGTGGACGCGCGGCATCGAGTTCCTGACCCGAACCGGGCACATCACCGACGACCGTCGTCAGGAGTTCATCCTGCTCTCCGACGTCCTGGGCCTGTCGATGCTGACGGTCGGCATCAACGCCGCCCCCGAGCCCGGGGCCACCGAGTCGACGGTCTTCGGCCCGTTCTTCGTCGACGGCGCCCCGGGCATCGAACTCGGCGGCGACATCGCCTCCGGCGCGAAGGGCACGCCGTGCTGGGTGACCGGCACCGTGGCGTCGACCACCGGTGAGCGGATCCCCGGTGCCCGGATCGAGGTGTGGGAGGCCGACGACGACGGCTTCTACGACGTCCAGTACACCGACGCGCGGACGGCGGGCCGCGGCTGGCTCACCTCCGGAGACGCGGGCGAGTACCGGTTCTGGTCGGTGCGCCCGTCCTGCTACGGCATCCCCGACGACGGCCCGGTCGGCGAGCTGCTCGCCGCGTCCGGCCGACACCCGATGCGCCCGGCGCACCTGCACTTCATGGTCACCGCGCCCGGGTACCGCACTCTGATCACGCACGTCTTCGTGGCGGGCGACGAGTACCTGGCCAGCGATGCCGTGTTCGGCGTCAAGGACAGCCTCGTCGTCGACGTCGCCGACCACCCGCCCGGCACCGCCCCCGACGGCCGCGAGCTCACCGAGCCGTGGGCGTCCATCGAGTTCGACATCGTGCTGGCGAAGGAGTAG
- a CDS encoding maleylacetate reductase: protein MHSFTYDALPGRVVFGTGVARTGLAAEVERLGASKVLLIASDRDAERVRALTAPFADRIAAVFTAVREHVPVATAEAAREAAVGADAVLCVGGGSTVGAAKAVALTTRLPILAVPTTYAGSEVTPIWGLSEDGVKTTGTDPVVLPRTVVYDPELTASLPPELARASALNAMAHCVEVFWAPRRNPVSSVIAEEGVRALAGGLRDEDPEQLLLGAYLAGSAFAVAGSGLHHKLAHVLGGLGLPHARSHATLLPHVLAFNAPGSPEATTRIARALGCDDAVAGLRAVVAAAGMPAGLRELGLRGDQLDEVAGRTEKVVPADNPVPVGGGAMRRLVQQAWEGTT, encoded by the coding sequence GTGCACTCCTTCACCTACGACGCCCTGCCCGGTCGGGTCGTGTTCGGGACCGGGGTCGCGCGCACGGGGCTGGCCGCGGAGGTGGAGCGGCTCGGGGCGTCGAAGGTCCTGCTGATCGCCTCCGACCGCGACGCCGAGCGCGTCCGCGCCCTCACCGCGCCGTTCGCCGACCGCATCGCCGCGGTGTTCACCGCGGTGCGCGAGCACGTCCCCGTCGCCACCGCCGAGGCCGCCCGCGAGGCGGCGGTGGGGGCCGACGCGGTGCTGTGCGTCGGCGGCGGATCGACCGTCGGGGCCGCGAAGGCCGTCGCGCTGACCACCCGCCTGCCGATCCTCGCCGTCCCGACGACGTACGCGGGCTCGGAGGTCACGCCGATCTGGGGGCTGTCGGAGGACGGCGTCAAGACCACCGGCACCGACCCGGTCGTGCTGCCGCGCACCGTCGTCTACGACCCGGAGCTGACGGCGTCGCTGCCGCCCGAGCTGGCGCGGGCGAGCGCGCTCAACGCGATGGCGCACTGCGTCGAGGTGTTCTGGGCGCCGCGGCGCAACCCCGTGAGCAGCGTGATCGCCGAGGAGGGCGTGCGTGCCCTCGCCGGTGGCCTGCGCGACGAGGACCCCGAGCAGCTCCTGCTCGGCGCCTACCTCGCGGGCTCCGCGTTCGCCGTCGCCGGCAGCGGCCTGCACCACAAGCTCGCGCACGTCCTCGGTGGGCTCGGGTTGCCGCACGCCCGCAGCCACGCGACGTTGCTCCCGCACGTGCTGGCGTTCAACGCCCCCGGGTCGCCGGAGGCCACCACGCGGATCGCCCGCGCACTGGGCTGCGACGACGCCGTCGCGGGGCTGCGGGCCGTGGTCGCGGCAGCCGGGATGCCGGCGGGGCTGCGGGAGCTGGGCCTGCGCGGGGACCAGCTCGACGAGGTGGCGGGGCGCACCGAGAAGGTCGTGCCCGCCGACAACCCGGTGCCCGTGGGCGGCGGGGCGATGCGGCGGCTCGTGCAGCAGGCGTGGGAGGGAACGACATGA
- a CDS encoding LysR family transcriptional regulator: MDLRQLRYFVAVAEERSVTRAAARLHLTQPPLSAQIARLEHELGVPLLVRHRRGVDLTEAGRLLVEHARSVLADVDAAVESVRRTGQGRSGRMALAFVPATAWSVLPGLLRGFRAVRPEVELTFLEGGSDAVAEHVRARRADLGLLHLPPGGAGAGPDLDVAVVRREPLVAVLPRELAAGFGDRVDLADLAEQPFLMPSRELAGGLAPHLLGACRLSGFEPAPREVELVATVVALVGAGVGVSVLPASVAAVCGPDAVTRPLARHVPVVETGLLRRRTDPPTPAVQRFLRLALDTPEPDALGPAFARG; the protein is encoded by the coding sequence ATGGACCTGCGGCAGCTCCGGTACTTCGTCGCCGTCGCCGAGGAGCGGTCGGTGACGCGGGCGGCGGCGCGGCTGCACCTCACCCAGCCCCCGCTCTCGGCGCAGATCGCACGGCTGGAGCACGAGCTCGGCGTGCCGCTGCTGGTCCGGCACCGCCGCGGCGTCGACCTCACCGAGGCCGGGCGGCTCCTCGTCGAGCACGCGCGGTCGGTCCTCGCCGACGTCGACGCGGCGGTAGAGTCGGTGCGCCGCACCGGTCAGGGGCGCAGCGGGCGGATGGCGCTGGCCTTCGTCCCGGCGACGGCGTGGTCGGTGCTGCCGGGGCTGCTGCGCGGCTTCCGGGCGGTGCGACCGGAGGTCGAGCTGACGTTCCTCGAGGGCGGGTCGGACGCGGTGGCCGAGCATGTGCGCGCCCGGCGGGCCGACCTCGGGCTGCTGCACCTGCCGCCCGGCGGTGCGGGGGCCGGGCCCGACCTCGACGTCGCGGTGGTCCGCCGCGAGCCCCTCGTCGCCGTGCTGCCCCGCGAGCTGGCGGCGGGGTTCGGCGACCGGGTCGACCTCGCCGACCTGGCCGAGCAGCCGTTCCTCATGCCGTCGCGCGAGCTGGCGGGCGGGCTCGCCCCGCACCTGCTCGGGGCGTGCCGCCTCTCCGGGTTCGAGCCGGCGCCGCGGGAGGTGGAGCTCGTCGCGACGGTGGTGGCGCTGGTGGGGGCGGGCGTCGGGGTGTCGGTGCTGCCGGCGTCGGTGGCCGCGGTGTGCGGGCCGGACGCCGTGACCCGCCCGCTGGCCCGGCACGTGCCGGTGGTCGAGACGGGTCTGCTCCGCCGCCGCACCGACCCCCCGACCCCGGCCGTCCAGCGGTTCCTGCGCCTGGCCCTGGACACCCCGGAACCCGACGCCCTGGGCCCGGCCTTCGCCCGGGGCTGA
- a CDS encoding ATP-binding cassette domain-containing protein yields MTVATAGLTRHYGDVHALDDVDVTLTGDTVHGLLGASGAGKTTLLRILAGQEFASAGTVTGVGATVCLVREDQTYPDTYRVGHALRAAALLQPHWSEEVAHDLVTRFGLPLDRRTRKLSRGQRSMLGATIGVASRASLTLLDEPYLGLDARSRAVLSQVLMADYAEHPRTIVLSSHLIDEVADLLEHVVVLDRGRVVLDDDVDALRGRAVTVSGPVESVERFVAGCGELHREQLGPTLRVTAVGTPAAVPAELDVSPVSLQQLIVHTASAPDADQGRVR; encoded by the coding sequence ATGACCGTCGCGACGGCCGGGCTCACCCGGCACTACGGGGACGTCCACGCGCTCGACGACGTCGACGTCACGCTGACCGGCGACACCGTCCACGGGCTGCTCGGCGCCAGCGGCGCGGGCAAGACCACGCTGCTGCGGATCCTCGCCGGCCAGGAGTTCGCGTCGGCGGGCACCGTCACCGGCGTCGGCGCCACGGTCTGCCTCGTCCGCGAGGACCAGACCTACCCCGACACCTACCGCGTCGGACACGCCCTGCGCGCCGCGGCTCTGCTGCAGCCGCACTGGTCCGAGGAGGTGGCCCACGACCTCGTGACGCGGTTCGGGCTGCCGCTCGACCGCCGCACCCGGAAGCTCTCCCGCGGCCAGCGCTCGATGCTCGGCGCCACGATCGGGGTCGCGTCCCGGGCGTCACTGACACTGCTCGACGAGCCCTACCTCGGCCTCGACGCCCGCTCCCGGGCCGTGCTGTCCCAGGTGCTGATGGCCGACTACGCCGAGCACCCGCGCACGATCGTGCTGTCCAGCCACCTGATCGACGAGGTGGCCGACCTGCTCGAGCACGTCGTGGTCCTCGACCGCGGCCGGGTCGTCCTCGACGACGACGTCGACGCGCTGCGCGGCCGCGCCGTCACCGTCAGCGGGCCCGTCGAGTCCGTCGAGCGGTTCGTCGCCGGGTGCGGCGAGCTGCACCGCGAGCAGCTCGGTCCGACGCTGCGGGTCACCGCCGTCGGCACGCCCGCCGCGGTGCCCGCCGAGCTGGACGTCTCGCCCGTGTCGCTCCAGCAGCTCATCGTCCACACCGCGTCCGCACCGGACGCCGACCAGGGGAGGGTCCGATGA
- a CDS encoding GntR family transcriptional regulator, producing the protein MRDDGRPLFAQIAEQIENSVVDGSLAEEAQVPSTNELAAFHRINPATAAKGVNQLVASGVLYKRRGIGMFVATGARTLLLERRREEFAQEYLAPLLAEARKLGMDAEQVKKMIDTWGDA; encoded by the coding sequence GTGAGGGACGACGGGCGGCCGCTCTTCGCGCAGATCGCGGAGCAGATCGAGAACTCGGTCGTCGACGGCTCACTGGCCGAGGAGGCCCAGGTCCCGTCGACCAACGAGCTCGCCGCCTTCCACCGCATCAACCCGGCCACCGCCGCGAAGGGCGTCAACCAGCTCGTCGCGAGCGGGGTCCTCTACAAGAGACGAGGGATCGGCATGTTCGTCGCCACCGGCGCGCGCACGCTGCTGCTGGAGCGGCGGCGCGAGGAGTTCGCGCAGGAGTACCTGGCTCCGCTGCTGGCGGAGGCCCGCAAGCTCGGCATGGACGCCGAGCAGGTCAAGAAGATGATCGACACCTGGGGGGACGCATGA